The DNA window CTCCTTTTTCGTATATTAGTACATCTAGCTCCGGATACCCAGCGTCTAGTGGTCTTCGCTGAACGGGTATCCTGCGCTTTTGAGATTAATGTGGAAGAAATGCTAATTGATAGAAGAACAATATGGCAAATAAATAAACAAGAGGATGAACTTCTCTCCATTTCCCCTTAACGACCTTCATTAATGGGTAAGAAATGAATCCTAATGCAATTCCAGTCGCAATACTTGATGTTAGTGGCATGCTTAGGATAATTAAGAATGCAGGAAATGCTTCATCTAACTCATTCCATTTAATATGTGAGATGGCACCCATCATTAAGCTACCAACGATAATTAACGCAGGTGCTGTGATAGCGGCGATTCCAGAAACAGCTCCAACAAGTGGCCCGAAAAAGGCAGCAACTCCGAACAAAATCGCAACTGTTAGCGTGGTTAATCCTGTACGACCACCAGCTGCAACACCAGCAGATGACTCAATATAAGCACTCGTTGGACTTGTACCAAACATCGCACCGGCTGTTGTAGCAACAGAATCTGCTAATAAAGCTTGACGTGCACGAGGCATTTTATTTCCTTTCATTAGCCCAGCCTGCTGGGCTACTCCAACCATTGTTCCTGTTGTATCAAAAATAGTAACTAATAGGAAGGAGAATACAACTGCATATAAACCGTACTGAATCACGTCACCAATTGCAGCAAATGGATTAGCTACAATCAAACCTTCAGAAAGAGTAGGAAGTGCAACAAATCCATCTTTGAACTCAAGTTGACCTGTGAAGAAAGCAATCGCACCAGTAATGATCATACCGATGAATAAAGCTCCATGCACATTAAGTGACATTAATACAAGGGTAACTGCTAAGCCTACTAGTGCTAAAATAACTCCAGGGTCGTGAAGATTTCCAAGTGTAACTAAATTTGCTTCATGTGCTGTAACAATACCAGTTAAGCGAAGACCAATAAACGCAATAAATAAACCGATTCCAGCAGTAATTCCGTGCTTTAAATTTTCGGGAATGGCTTCGATTAGTTTTTTGCGAAACGGTGTTAAAGATAAAATGATAAACAATACACCTGCAAAGAAAACAGCAGAAAATGCTACTTCATACGTGATATTTGGATTTGTGCCAACAACTGAATAGGCAAAATAAGCGTTAAGCCCCATTCCAGGAGCGATGGCAATTGGATAGTTTGCAAACAGTGACATCCAAAGCGTTCCGATGATGGTTGCTATAATGGTTGCTGTGAATACCTGATTGAACGGTACACCAGCATCTGAAAGAATAATAGGGTTAACAATGACGATGTATACCATTGTTAGGAATGTGGTGATACCTGCGATGACTTCTGTTCTGACGTTTGTATTTAATTCATTTAACTTAAAGAACGTAAACATAAAGTAAGAAACCTCCAAAATACGAACGATTTTTTAAGACCTTAAATATAATATTCGTTTTTAGTGTGGATTGCAAGTGCGAATTGTAGATTTATATTGTTTTCACTTTGAACCTAGACCGTTCCTTTGCGCTGCAAGCACTTGCTTTCCTCGGGGAATTATGAAAAAGCCCAACAGCCGGCTTTTTCAAGAGCGAATTCCCATCGGGGAGGAAGTCGAGCCTCCTCGACGTTCCGTCTGCGGGGTCTCGAACTTCCCTCAACTCCCGCAGGAGTCAAGTGCCTTCCGCTTCAATGCACTCTGTTGAATATCCTAAATTCAAAATTAAAAAAGAAGCCTCTTTATCTAGGCTTCCCTGAAAAAAAATTATTCATCACTCAGGCGTTTTCCACCGAGTGCGTAGTGGTTTTTAGACATTTCTTCAATAAATACGGCAATTTTTTCTTTTGGTGCTCCAGTTGTTTCAGATACAGCGTCTGTTACTTTTTCAACTAGTGCTTTTTTTTGTTCTTCTGAACGACCTTCTAGCATTTTGACAGTGACGTATGGCATGTTAATCTCTCCTTTAAATTGGCCGGTATGTGTTTAGTATGTAGTATTTTCTATTTATAACATTATTATTGTATACTTAGAGTATATGGTAAATAAAGAAAAATGAATAAACTGATATAAAGGGGATTTTTTGTGGAACGATTTTTGGCTTTTCCATTGGAACAGATTCCATATGTGGTCGCAGTCCTTTTGATCGCTTTTACTGTTCATGAATTTGCACATGCATATGTAGCATACAAATTCGGTGATCCTACTGCGAAAAATCAAGGAAGACTAACCTTATCACCACTTGCTCATTTAGACCCAATTGGAACACTGCTCATTTTCATTGCTGGATTTGGTTGGGCAAGACCCGTACCAGTAAACCGATTTTTCTTTAAAAATCCAAGACTTGCAGGTGTGCTTGTGTCCGTTGCTGGACCGATAAGTAATTTGATTGTGGCGTCCATTGGTTTTTGTCTACTTTACTTATTTGCAAGGACTGGACTATTAGGTTCCATGTCGCCTGCCCTGCAGGATGGAGCAATTCAATTTTTTGAAATGCTTATTTACTTAAACGTACTATTATTTGTTTTCAATCTACTGCCGTTTCCACCGTTAGATGGATATCGAATTTTAGAGGATTTAATGCCTGCAGACATACGTGCTAAAATGACTCAATATGAAAGCTATGGAATTATTATTTTCCTTTTCCTAGTCATAACACCACTTGATCAATATACAATCCAACCAATATTCAATACGGTCATACCTTTTGTCATTGGCATACTACAAGGTCTCTTTGGTACACTTTTTGGGATGTAGGTTACATGTAAGTCAAACTTTGAATAATAGCTAGGGGGATATAGAATAATGGAACAGGATCAACCGAAAAAGAAGGTAGCTTTTAATATTCTAAAAAATGACTCAACTGATGGTCATGGTGGCTTTGGTGTTGGAACGTTAAGTCTTGAAAACATCTCGCCTGTTTTTGTAGATATTGAAAATGAAGATGTATTTGTTGATATCGGAGCTATGCATGCACGAAGCGTTGTGGAAAAAGGAATAAAATTTTTGCCGAATAAGGAAGAAGTTCCTAATGGAAAACCGTATTGGCTTGTCTGGGTAACAATTGATGTTACTCAAGATGGAGGCTATTATGCTGGTGTAACGGCTTGTGAAATGACAGTTGACCGCGAGATACGTCGTGGCTATAAGTCTTTACCTGTGCACGTAAACCTAATGGATAAATCATTGAAGCGCAAAATTATTGTTGACCACATGGATGATAAATCAAAAAAGCTGTTAGCCGAATTTTTACAGAAACATGATTTGGGCATATGGAACCGCTCAAGTGACGAACTTAAACAAGGTCTACACGTTGAAAACTAAATTTGTCAACAAAGAAATATTGACAAACTTATGACATTTTCGTGAACAACACATGTTGTGCTTGAGCTTTTCTTATAAAATAAGTAAACTAAATTTACAGTGTTAACACACACTGAAACTAGGACACTAAAAATCCCAGGACAATTGCTCCTGGGATTTTTAATTATATATGGATAA is part of the Cytobacillus luteolus genome and encodes:
- a CDS encoding 2-hydroxymuconate tautomerase, which produces MPYVTVKMLEGRSEEQKKALVEKVTDAVSETTGAPKEKIAVFIEEMSKNHYALGGKRLSDE
- a CDS encoding site-2 protease family protein — encoded protein: MERFLAFPLEQIPYVVAVLLIAFTVHEFAHAYVAYKFGDPTAKNQGRLTLSPLAHLDPIGTLLIFIAGFGWARPVPVNRFFFKNPRLAGVLVSVAGPISNLIVASIGFCLLYLFARTGLLGSMSPALQDGAIQFFEMLIYLNVLLFVFNLLPFPPLDGYRILEDLMPADIRAKMTQYESYGIIIFLFLVITPLDQYTIQPIFNTVIPFVIGILQGLFGTLFGM
- a CDS encoding YwhD family protein, coding for MEQDQPKKKVAFNILKNDSTDGHGGFGVGTLSLENISPVFVDIENEDVFVDIGAMHARSVVEKGIKFLPNKEEVPNGKPYWLVWVTIDVTQDGGYYAGVTACEMTVDREIRRGYKSLPVHVNLMDKSLKRKIIVDHMDDKSKKLLAEFLQKHDLGIWNRSSDELKQGLHVEN
- a CDS encoding NCS2 family permease, with amino-acid sequence MFTFFKLNELNTNVRTEVIAGITTFLTMVYIVIVNPIILSDAGVPFNQVFTATIIATIIGTLWMSLFANYPIAIAPGMGLNAYFAYSVVGTNPNITYEVAFSAVFFAGVLFIILSLTPFRKKLIEAIPENLKHGITAGIGLFIAFIGLRLTGIVTAHEANLVTLGNLHDPGVILALVGLAVTLVLMSLNVHGALFIGMIITGAIAFFTGQLEFKDGFVALPTLSEGLIVANPFAAIGDVIQYGLYAVVFSFLLVTIFDTTGTMVGVAQQAGLMKGNKMPRARQALLADSVATTAGAMFGTSPTSAYIESSAGVAAGGRTGLTTLTVAILFGVAAFFGPLVGAVSGIAAITAPALIIVGSLMMGAISHIKWNELDEAFPAFLIILSMPLTSSIATGIALGFISYPLMKVVKGKWREVHPLVYLFAILFFYQLAFLPH